In a genomic window of Scyliorhinus torazame isolate Kashiwa2021f chromosome 5, sScyTor2.1, whole genome shotgun sequence:
- the LOC140419771 gene encoding uncharacterized protein, with protein MLTRQRARNSESPFTCSVCGKKFMCSSNLLAHQLDHIDGEPLQSSDSGDDSDTSEELVQYQRIHTDARPFTCSHCGKRFSQSSRLAEHQLLHTHERPFSCSHCGESFSDSVHLAEHQQVHTKDRPFSCCQCGKRFTQASHYIEHRLVHSRKRHFKCSNCAKTFKRRMGLLRHRCTHTGKRPLLCSVCGKRFAHLAHLLIHKRVHTGERPFLCTVCGKRFTQSSHLLAHESLHTGETLDQQGHTREKPFTCSLCGKGFTLSRYLLRHRRVHTGERPFLCSVCGKRFPRSSHLVIHERVHTGERPYVCLVCGKAFTCLQHLLRHRPIHTGERAFICSVCGKGFTESSSLQRHHRTHTGEKPFACTVCGKRFAQSATYIQHQHVHSDKRSFHCSECKKTFKRSNDLLKHQRIHTEERPFACTVCGKRFAQSSSYNQHQYVHSDKRPFNCSECKKTFKRSNDLLKHQRTHTEERPFTCSVCGKGFAQSSSYQQHQHVHSENRPFQCSECKKTFKRSNYLLKHQRTHTRERPFLCSVCGKGFAHSSGLLRHQRTHTSEKRFTCSVCGKRFTDSSRLLRHQRLHKGGKTNQRLLTVQKEAIRPIGSAPALQKTPHPIPITQ; from the coding sequence ATGCTGACACGGCAGCGAGCTCGCAATAGCGAGagtccgttcacctgctccgtgtgtgggaagaaattcatgtgttcatccaacctgctggctcaccaacttGATCACATTGATGGGGAGCCTCTTCAAAGCTCTGACTCTGGGGATGACTCTGATACCTCCGAGGAACTGGTCCaataccagcgaattcacactgacgccagaccattcacctgctcccactgtGGGAAGAGGTTCAGCCAGTCCTCCCGCCTTGCGGAACACCAGCTCCTTCACACacatgagagaccgttcagctgctctcactgtggggagtcaTTCAGCGACTCAGTGCATCTCGCTgagcaccagcaagttcacaccaaggacaggccattcagctgctgccagTGTGGAAAGAGGTTCACTCAGGCCTCCCACTACATTGAGCACCGACTGGTTCATTCCCGTAAGAGACATTTTAAATGCTCTAACTGTGCGAAGACCTTCAAAAGAAGGATGGGCCTGCTGAGACACCGGTGTACTCACACTGGGAAGAGACCGCtcctctgctctgtgtgtgggaagagatttgcacATTTAGCCCATCTTCTGATACATAAGCGAgtccacacaggggagaggccgttcctctgcaccgtgtgtgggaagagattcactcaatcTTCACACCTTTTGGCACACGAGagtcttcacactggggagaccttGGACCAGCAAGGTCACACCagggagaagccgttcacttgctcgctgtgtgggaagggattcacactgtCTCGCTATCTGCTGaggcaccggcgagttcacaccggggagaggccgttcctctgctccgtgtgtgggaagaggtTCCCTCGTTCATCCCACCTTGTgatacacgagcgagttcacaccggagagaggccatacGTCTGTCTCGTTTGCGGGAAGGCATTTACTTGTCTGCAGCACCTGTTGAGACACCGGCctattcacaccggagagagggcgttcatctgctcggtgtgtgggaagggtttcactgAGTCATCCAGCCTCCAGAGACACcaccgcactcacactggggagaagccatttgcctgcactgtgtgtggcAAGAGATTCGCTCAGTCTGCCACCTACATTCAACACCAGCATGTTCACTCTGATAAGAGGTCTTTTCATTGTTCAGAATGCAAGAAGACCTTTAAAAGAAGCAATGATCTGCTGAAGCATCAACGCATTCACACcgaggagaggccattcgcctgcactgtgtgtggcaAGAGATTCGCTCAGTCTTCGTCCTACAATCAACACCAATATGTTCACTCTGATAAGAGGCCTTTTAACTGTTCAGAATGCAAGAAGACCTTTAAACGAAGCAAtgatctgctgaaacaccaacgcactcacactgaggagaggccattcacctgctccgtgtgtgggaaaggatttgctcagtCTTCCTCCTACCAACAACACCAACATGTTCACTCTGAGAACAGGCCGTTTCAATGCTCAGAATGCAAGAAGACCTTTAAAAGAAGCAAttatctgctgaaacaccaacgcactcacacgagGGAGAGGCCGTTCctgtgctccgtgtgtgggaaaggatttgctcattcgtcaggcctgctgagacaccaacgcactcacaccagCGAGAAgcggttcacctgctccgtgtgtgggaaaagattcactgattcatcccgcctgctgagacaccagcgacttcacaaagGGGGCAAAACCAATCAGAgactcctgacagtgcagaaggaggccattcggcccatcgggtctgcaccggccctccaaaagacacctcaccctatccccataacccagtaa